The genomic region CCCCGCAGCGTCCCGTCCGGCGTCCGGACCGGCTCCACCGCACACGCGCTCGGCGGCAGGTCCTGATACGACCCGCCCGACTCCTGATAATCCTCGTAATATCCGGCCTCACCCGACCGCGCACTCGCCGACAGCAGCGGCGACTCCGACAGCAGCTTCCCCTGGCTCTGCACGGCCCGCATGCTCGGCGTCACCTCGCCCCAGATGGTCGGGATGCGCAGCCGACCGCCACGCACCTGCACCACCATCGCACTCGACGCGCCCAGCGCCTCACCCAGCATCGGCAGGGCCCGCAACGCCAGGTCCTCGGTGGTCGTCGCCTGCTGCAGCGCGTCCCCCAGCGCCGCCAGCGCCTCCGCGAACCGCGTCGCGTCCTGCAGGGCCTGCGTCCGCTCCTCCACCCGCTGCTCCAGCAGCCCCGTCATGCCCTTCAGCGTCCGTTCGGCCCGCACGCGCGCCGTCACGTCCCGCGAGAGCGCCATCAACTCCACCACCGCCCCCGACGCGTCCCGCACCGGCGCCACCTGCACCTCCCAGTGACGCGGCGAGCCCTTCCACGTCGGCGTCTCCCCCGTGAACACCGACCGCTCCCCCGCCCGCGCCCGGTCGAGCGCCGCACGCACACGCTCCTGCGTCTCCCCCGTCCAGAACCCCGACCACAGCAGGTTCCGGCAGCTCGCGAAATTGTCGATCTCCATCACGCGCATCCCGCCCGCATTCATGCTCAGCAGGTGCGCGTCCAAGTCCATGACCTTGATACAGTCCGCACTCTCGTCGATGATCTGCTGCGCCCGCCCCAGCTCCCGCCGCACCGACACCACATCCGACACGTCCCGCACCTGCACGCCCACCCCGGACCCCAGCGGAAACACCCGCCACTCCAGCTCCCGCCCCCCCGAACGGCCCGCCACTGTCACGCCCTGCGCGACCTGCAGCACGTGCGGCACCGCCGACCGCACCTCCTCGCCCGCCACCTCGGGCCGTACCTCACTCCACACCCGCCCCAGCAGCCCCACCTCCGGCTGCCCCAGCAGCTCCGCCGCCAGCGCATTCACGAACGAGAACCGCAACTCCGCGTCCAGCGCGAACACCGCGTCCGGCAAGGCACGCAACAGTTGCCCCGACACGTCCCACTCCGGCGCGGCACGCCCCGCCCCCACCGACACGGTCACACGCCCCACCGCCCGTGCAGCGGCGAACGCCAGAACGCCTCGCAGTTCATCACACCTTCATCATACGCCTCCGCACGACGACCCCCAGCGCCCCGACCCACCCGAAGGCAGGCCGTGACGTCACGCGAAGAAGCTGTTCAACGCGGCGAGCCTGGTTTCAATCCTCGGCCCACCCGAAGGCAGGCCGTGGTCTCTCGTGGGGTCCAGCCGTGTGACCGCACCGCCGCTTCCACTCCGGGTTCTCGGTGCTGTGGCTGTGGCCCATGTCGCTGCTCATGCGTGCACCTCCTGTCCGGCCACGGTCAGTGCGGCCTGCAGTTCCTGCTGCCAGTGGGCGCGCAGGTGTGGTGGCCCGAGCACCTGGACGCGCGCGCCGAAGCTGAGGACCCAGCCGAGCACCTCGCGTGGGAAGCCGATGACCGGGTCGACAGGGGCCGTGACGCTGGTGTCGATGGTGCCGTCGCAGTTCACGACCGGTTCGCTGAGGTGCGCGTAGCCGCCCTCCATGATGCGGTACGCCGCGTCGGCACTGAAGCGCAGGTGGATGGTTTCCAGCTGTCCGGCCGTGCCGCCCATCACGCCCCAGGCGGCGTGGAAGAATTCCTGCGGCTCGAACGTGTCGGGAATGCTGTAGGTGTGTTCGGTCATGACGTGCAGGCGCTGCATGCGGGAGAGTTTGAAGGTGCGGACGTCCCGGTGGTAGCTGGTCTCGCGGCCCACGACGTACAGGTCGAGGTTGCCGGGATGCGTTTCGATGAGGTACGTCTCGATGATGTTCGTACGCCAGGTTCCGCTCCCGCCGGGCTTCCTGTACTCGAAGCGCAGGGGGTGGCCGTCCAGCCAGGACTGCGCGGCGAGTTCCAGGTTGAGGTCCTCGCGGCTGCGTCTGCGGCCCAGGTCGCTGAAGCTGCGGGCGACGACGGGCTGCACGCGTTCCGGGAGCCAGCCGGTCAGTTTCTTCAGGGCCGCCTGGTGGTGAAGGCGCTGACCGGGAGCGCGGTGGTAGGTCATGCGGGCGGCAGAGTGCAGGGCCAGCACCTCGACCGGGTGCAGGCGCGTGCGGTGCGTCTGGATGGTGTACCGCGGCGGGCGTCCCTTCAGCGCGAGAAAGTCCGGTTCGAGGCGTTCGAGGTCGCGCAGGTCACGTTGCACGGCGCGTTCGATGCCGGGCCAGCCGTCACCGCCCACCAGGGCCGCCGGGTAGAGTTTGAGGGCCAGGTCGCGCACGGTGAGCTGACCTTCTCTCAGGAGCGCAGCCAGGCGAAACAGCCGTTCGGCTTTCGCCAGCGGATCCATGGCGCGGGACGAGGATGATTCGGTCACCCCGTCATCATGCCGACACGCTGTCTCCAGCATGTCGCCGGATTATTCAAGCTTCAATCAAACGCAGGAAGGATGCGTCTATCATGCTCAACTTTCCATTCCTCGATCCAGGGATCAACGAGCCCCTCGCAGAACAGGTCAGCACGCTCTGGAGGTGGGAGGTGCAGGTCCGCCCAGATCACGTCGTCCGACAGGCACAGCAGGCCGTCGACCGTGCGGACGGCGTCCGGCCAGCCCAGCACCTCCCGCAGTTCGCCGACGACCTTGCTCAGCGCCTTCTTCCGGGCCCGCACGTCCTTCCCCGGCAACTCCAGCGCCTCCAACGCCCGTTCCGCCGTCACCTTCCCCCTGTGATGCACCAGGAAAGCCAGCAGTGACGCCGACGCCCGCGCAGGCCGCAGCGCCACCGGCTCCCCACTCATGCTGAGCCGCAGCGGACCGTCCGCGTCCAGCCGCGCCGTCCACACGGGCCGCACCGCGCGGACGTCCATCAGCGCGAACACCTCCGGGAACACCAGCGCCTCCTCCTGCGCCCACGTCCGGTCCAGTTGCAGATCCCGAAGGCCAGCCACCGGGTCGCCCGTACCCTCACGCCGAGTCAGTTCCGCCTCCACCACCCGGACGCGCCACGTATCGTCCGAACTGAACGGCGTCACCATCCGCAACCGCTGCCGCGCTCCCTCCACATCACCGACCAGCACCTCCAGGGCCGCCAGATCCGCATGAAAGGGGTGCGGCTCGCCCTGCAGGTGAGCCTCCCGGAGCGCGTCGTGCAATTCCGTCATCGCCTCGTCGAACCGGCCCTGCATGCGGTACACACGTGCCAGTCCACGCTGCGCCGCGAGCCGCTCTGCTGCACTGGCCGCCTTCCGAAGCGACATCGCGAACGCATGCTCCGCCCGCGCCAGCTGGCCCCGGTGCAGTGCCAGCCCACCCAGCCCACGCCACACGGTCGACAGGTGAACGACACCGTCCCCTTCCCTTCCGTACTGCTCGGCCGCACGGAAGGCCCGCTCGGCTTCCGCCAGCACACCCAGCCGCAGGCACGTGATGCCCAGATTCGCGTACGTCAACGTCACCCACCACGCGTCACGGCGCAGCTCCCCGATCGCCTGTGCGTACGCTTCACGCGCCACCGCCTCCTGACCGCCACTCGACAGGTAATGCGCGAATTCTGACCACAGCAGCCCACGGTCCCGCCCCGACGCGAGACCCACCGCGTGCCTGTACGCATCCTCCCACCCGTCCCGCCGCAGTTCAGCCAGCGCACACGCCCTGAATCTCCCCGCGACCACCGCCTCCCGCCCAGAAGAAGAACCCGCCGCCTCCGCCCACCGCAGAACCTCCGGCCAGTCCTCCCGCCTCGACGCCCGGAACGCTTCGAACGCCGGCAGCTGTCCCGGAACGCCGGACAGCGCCCGCTCCAACAGATCGAAATCCGCCGTGCGGTACGCCACCCAGCTCACCGCGACCGGCCACTCCTCCACCAGCTCCAGCCCGGCAGGCAAGCACTCCACCACAGCCCGCAACTCCCTCGCCTCACCACGACTCCCCACATCCTGTGCTGCGCGGCGAAGGTGAAGCAGTGCCTCCCGCCACAGCTCAGCCGCGATCAGTCCCTGAAGGTGGTCGTACATGTCCTGAAAGCGGGCCATTCCCCACCCATTGTGGCGAAATCAGGGCACACCCGCCACCCTCAACCACCCACCGGGCGAGTCGTGTCGTTCAGCGGAGAGGGCTGCGGCGCAGGCGGACCGGACACGTCCCCCGGCGAAGCGAGCCGAACCACCGGCGGCACAGCACTCGGCAAGGCGGAAGGGCCAGAGGCAAGGGTCAGGCCAACAACGAACAGAACAATGATCTGCATGGTGACTCCATGAGTCCCGGAGAGAGAAAACCCTTCTCTGGGACGGAGTGGACGTGTTGATCACATCTCACGCACGCAGGGTGCTTTGACAGCCCGACACTGAATGTCGAACGAAATGGGACCCCCTTACCGACTGACACGCCGCCCGCGCGAACCTCATGCGACGACCAGACGCCGGGAGGTTCGCGCAGAGTGAAAACCCGCACTGGAAGGGGATGGCGAAGAACGCTGGGTCACGCAAACGATCACCCGATCGTCATCTCCGCGGAGGTTCGCGCGACGCTACCCAAAAGTTGCGTCCAGGCCGGAGTTCAGCGAGACTGGCGTTGCAGCCCGCCTACGGGTGGGCTGAGGATTGAAACCGCCCAGTGTC from Deinococcus aquiradiocola harbors:
- a CDS encoding helix-turn-helix transcriptional regulator, encoding MTESSSSRAMDPLAKAERLFRLAALLREGQLTVRDLALKLYPAALVGGDGWPGIERAVQRDLRDLERLEPDFLALKGRPPRYTIQTHRTRLHPVEVLALHSAARMTYHRAPGQRLHHQAALKKLTGWLPERVQPVVARSFSDLGRRRSREDLNLELAAQSWLDGHPLRFEYRKPGGSGTWRTNIIETYLIETHPGNLDLYVVGRETSYHRDVRTFKLSRMQRLHVMTEHTYSIPDTFEPQEFFHAAWGVMGGTAGQLETIHLRFSADAAYRIMEGGYAHLSEPVVNCDGTIDTSVTAPVDPVIGFPREVLGWVLSFGARVQVLGPPHLRAHWQQELQAALTVAGQEVHA